The sequence atagcaattgtcctatgatgtggaaaaaaattTCTGAAAAATTGACTTGTAAGTTGGTTCCAAGTGGTGATTGTCTGTGGTCTCAAATTataaaaccattttttagccatttcctttaaagaaaatgtaaacaaacgcaatttcagagagtcttcggacatatgatcaggctGCATAGTGcgaaaaatttgttcaaactctcttacatgatgaTAGGGGTTTTCAGAATCAACCCCTTGATAGAtcagaagtatttgtatcatgctttcATTCaattcaaatgggccatcagtctggggtaaaacgatacatgataactgacttgtTCTTTTGGGGTACATGTGATCATGGAGACTGTGATGTCTATTTGTAACATCACCCATTGTCTCAACTGGGACGGGTGTGTCAACAACAGTGGGACTGTTACAAGGTAATTTTTCTTTTAGGTTAATCTTGTTAAGCTATTCATTCTGATTATTGGGTGTATGTGGTTAATGAAGCTAGTATTAAATGTTTAGTGATGAaactgtaatggtggtggtgatatgAGTTGAACGGAAATGGGGGAGTTATTATTTTGCAGGTGCAAGAGAACTGAGGTGATGAGTTTTGTTTTAGAAAGTGGAATTGAGATATGTTCAACTGAAATTGGTGGTAGTGATGAAGTGGAATTGAAGTTGTTGATGTGGTGAATATGATTAAACTGAATTGCAGGTTTGATTGTGAAGATTTGATAGTGTGGAGATTATGAAGAAGTTTATTAGTTTCTTGAGATGAAGTTAGTGAAGTGGTAGTAATCGAACTAAGTTTGAGTCAGATGGAGTGAGTGTGTTAAATTGTCTTTAGTAATGGTGAAGTTGTTATTGAGATGTAGATGAGAGTTCTAAGGAGTTAGTGGTGGTTTCTGTGAAATTGCAGGTGTTTTGAAGTGAATTGATAGTGAACTATGATATCTGCAGGTGGAGATGCCAGTTGAACTCAATTGAGTTGGTAGAgatttaggattgaaaattaagTATTGCCTGAGATGAAGTGTTGAATGTTTTACCATGATAATAGTGATGATGCCATGAGAATTGTAGATGAGTTGTAGTGAAGTAAGAATGGTTTGTATATATAGGTTTGTATTGGATTGTGGTGGATTGGTTTAGTTGTGGTGGTGCTGTAATATGCAGGGAAGGGTCAAATTGGTGATGAAAAGGTGGAAATGTTGAAATTAGAACTAAATGAGAACCTGATGTTACGTGACTGAGTTATAGGAATGAAGGTTAGATGAATGAGCTTAGTTGAATCTCCTCAGTGAAAGCTTGCAACTGCATTTGCAGGTAAAGCTAAGATTGTTTTTGAAGTTGATTTATGAAGTttgtttatgaatgaatgaactgATGTAATGTATAGTTTGAGGTTGAACTGGAATTTGAGTTGTAGTTGCGTGAGAACCTTTAGCTTGTCTGACTGAACTTAGTTAGTCTGACTCGTTTTCTTTTAGATGACTTAGATAACTGACTGAGTCGAGTTAACCCTATTAtctgagttgaatcggtttgacACAATGGACCATTGACCGAGTTAACCTTTGACCTTTGACTGGCGTTGACTGTTAGCTTGACAGTTAAGTTTGGCTGTTAATTGACTcggatggactggaccttagttaatgggATTATTTAGTTAACTTGGGCTTATATCCAGTTTTCCTAATAAATATGAATCGGACCCTTAAAATCCGATTTAGATTTTGGTTTTTATACATAATTGTATATCTTCTTAAGACTATTcaaatggactatagaatcaacccaattggaCTAATAAACCCTTAGACATGCTAAAGTTAGAGAATAggaaggtgtaaagtcataaatggtcttaaaaccattagttagacttgcatgtttcttgtgtgagccattttggctagattcttagagtgcttATATGATTAACATTTAGTTCTTTAACAACGATcgttcaaaggatgaaccagtggaacgTGGATCTCGAGATAGGCATGGCTTCTCattaaaagaggtgggaatacatttaactcttttgtgatcattGATGTTTTATTTTACAAagatttatgtttaacaaactcatgcattgttcgtttatgcattccatgcattgtttaatttgatttccgaaagttctgttatttcttttaatctttccatttctTGGAAAGGAACGGTAATGTTTGATCCGTCTTTATGAATtgatatgggaaataagaatttccttaTGTGGTacataggatacgctccttcatttatacttcCATGCACATTTGGGTGTATAATTGTCACCCAGAAtatctaggtgtgtaattgtcaccaatattacggatgtgtacattcacccacatactatctaggtgtgtaattgtcaccagtattacggtgtgtaaatgtcaccacagaaataatggttggtgtgtaattgtcaccaatcCGGTGTGTAAATGTCATCACAGAAATAAAGAAGGAGTTTCATATACATGTTGGTTAATTCAGTGACTTGATTGTCTTTTAATGTttaggaaaacatgtattgttttccaaatcatgtcGATGTTTACTTAAAAGTAAAATGTTATTTCCAGTGGGCACTCTTTTTAGGGATGATGTTCTCACCcgttcccattttcagtttcagagacagatcaagatgtgcacGTGGCGACGAAAGCTTTGAGGATTTAATTAGATAACTTCCCCTATTTTTgatttgtgtttatattctatttgtaaaccagaACACtaatgtatatgtatcatttgaaagaagttcttgtatatattttctgaGTGGGGcaacagatttcttaattgattgctTAAGTATATGCTTTAGATCCTTAacgcctctttatttagttaatctcttggattagatAGCTGTTAGCTTTGGGAGCGCTacacgatcctatggacatgtgcgacaaaaataagttagataccatatatatgtggggaaccgatcctagtacctagtcaaccgaattttggaaatatagcgtgactatgcacagtactcacatggaaggtagaaccgaaacttgttttggtagaaccgttaaacccatgattgtgattgaatgttatttgatcaatcacatagttcttgaaagtcagatgaaccaattctaaacttgtttggaagtgtggaaaatcgatttcaaggttgtaagtgtgaaagagaacttacaaagtaaggatgttgatatactttgaacacgtgctgtgaatgtttatttctttaattgttcaaagctattccttaatagctaagggaagagaatcccaggatcgaaacataaataagttaagaatcttttaattaaggtaattaacttcatttttgggaaaataagaattaataatgtgtatttactaattagagattttctgagaaaTTTCGATCAttaattttggacagagcatttccaggaattatggaacccaaatttttgctttaatgaatatcttgagaatattttcggttttggaaattccttggtgtccaaacttccttgtctataaatacttgaagtttgcctttctaccaaactaatccttcgtaacaacaagcttcctctttgttgtgtttttactggtgtagccgcctattcggagaggagagtaacctaattaggcgaaatctcttgcggccgctcagtttaaagtcttctttgggatgaaaagctctagcgtgtaccgttggtgggaaactagataattgcggtttatattttgttttcattgatttgattgactaacggtggttgaactttgattgcacctagtttgtttatgcttgagaatcttctcttctgatataagattcactcaaactagttcagagtttcgacagggatctttagactgttgttagttctaaagacgatcttgtgataatccattattaacagactccgttctgtgcgtgattgatcacaagagattcaagtgattgtgtgcaggttattattgaagatctaagaagatttgaagacgaagaagatattgaatatttctgatttgtgggttcataatctttggtgtgcataatacttgtttcggtaaaattggatacaattaataatcggtttatccttgtgatagattggattgataaattgagtagatcggcatcaacacaattctttggattaatagtgttgttggtttaatcttaaacgattacttcggtaattgaacattagatatatctaaggatttgacgaaggagtttatccaAAAGAATGGTCAAGCTTCTAAGGGAGTTAAAAGTATCCACCAAACGGGGTCAGATTTAAAAGAAATCTGCTAGAGGGTCTTCAAGAAAAAAACTCTAGTCAGTAatgaagtttaaaattggttgttGGAACATAAGGGGATTGGATGATCCTCTTAAGCAAGTAAACATTAGGAATTTTATTAGGACTAATAATTTATTTATCCTGGGTATCATTGAGACTCATTTTCAGagtcataataaatataaaataagaaGGGCTATTAGGCCTGATTGGCATTTTAAGGATAATTACTTGAATAATGATTCTGGTAGGATAAGGATTGGATGGGACCCCTTGGAGGTGCATATGTCTATTGTTCATACTTCAGAACAATTGGTGTTGGTTGAAGTAACTATTAGTAGGAGCTTGAacttttttgtttgctttgtttATGGAAGTAATGATGCAGTGGTGAGACAACAACCGTAGGTTTATATTCAAGGTTATACTTCTTCTAGTTCCCTCCCTTCGTTAGTGGTTGGTGACTTCAATTTTTTCTTATTTCCTCATGAGAAAATGGGAGGTGATGTGACTCCCCagaattatcttgagttttgGAATTGTACCCAGGATAGTCATATTTTTGATCTAGCTTTTTCCGGTAGTTTATATACTTGGACTAATGGGTATACTGATGAGAGTAGAATCATATCTAAGTTAGAGAGATCTTGTTAACATGGAATGGGTTAGTGATTTTCCTGATTCCAAGGCTGATTTCTTTGAAGCTGGTATCTCtgatcattcttctattgtggtTTCTATTTATGAAGATCTACATCATGGTCTTCCTCCCTTTAAGTTCTTTAATTTTATGCCTGGGGAAGATGACTTTTTGGAGCAGTTTAAGAGTGCTTGGTCTACTTCAGTTAGAGGTAACtcaatgtttatttttgttactaaAGTCAAGAGAGTTAAAGCTGTTACAATTCATCGGAAGAATGAGAGATTTACAAATGTATTTACTCAAGTGGAAAGTGCTATGCTGGAGTTGAGAGATATTCAGAAGCATATTCAATACCATCCTCTCTATGTTGAATCTTCCATCAAGGAGAAATTTGTTATTCAACAGTTTGCTAAGGCCACAAGATATGAAGAATCCATTGCTAAGCAAAAATTTAGAGTGAAATGGATGAGTCTTGGGGATTCCAATACTCATTTATTCAACAATTCTTTGAGAAAACAGTACAATAGAAATAACATTCTTATTTTAATGTTTAGAGATAATGTATTAttgcaagaagatgatgaaattgcTTTAAAATGCATTGATTTTTATTCTTCCTTGTTTGATGATACTTCTAGTACTTTTATTGAAGATACTTAAACTTTCAAACTATTCAGTTTGATGATATTCTTAAGGATGAAGATAGAAATAATCTTGTTAGGCATGTCATTAGAGATGAAATTTTCGTGAGTCTATCTTCCATTGATTCTACCAAGAGTCCAGGCCCTGATGGTTTCTCTAGTTGGTTTTCCAAATTCTGTTGGAGTATTGTGGGAGATGACTTCACTGCAGCTGTTCAAAAAATTTTCAAGAGTGATAAACTATTAAGGAGGTAAATAGTACTTTCTTGACCCTTGTTGCTAAAAAGGATAACCCAAATTCTGTTCTGGATTCTAGACTTATAGCttggtgtaattttttgtatAAATTCTTTAGTAAGATCATTTATTTAAGAATAAAGCATGTGCTAGGAATTTTAATCAATGCTAATCAGTCAGCTTTTAATTCTGGGAGACCCATTCAAGATAATGTTTTGCTAGCTCGTGATATTTTGAGGAACTATCATAGACCTAAAGGAGCATCTAGGTGTGGTTTGAAAATAGATTTATGATACCGTGAGTTAGAGGGCCGTTATTATTTCTctacaaaattttggttttcctcATTTGTTAATTGAATGGATAAATTGTTGTATTTCTACTTCTAGATTCTCAATTATGATTAATGGTTTTTTGGGACTAAGCGTGGTCTTAGAAAAGGGTGTCCTTTATCCCCTTACTTGTTTGTTATGGTGATGGAGATATTAAGTGTATGCCTTCAACAACAAGTGAATAATAGAGAATTTTCTCTTCATCTTAAATGCTATTCTCCCTATATTACTTATCTTTGTTTTGCTGATgacattttaatatttttcaaagGTGAGCTgaagtcttcttcttctcttcatacTGCTCTTATGAGATTCAATGCTTGTACTGGGCTTGAGGTGAGTCAAGAAAAAATTTCTCTTTTCCATTCTTCAGTGAATGAGGTTAATTTGAATAACATTGTTTCTTGCCTTGGTTGTGTAGTTGGTGATCTCCCTGTGCGTTATCTTGGTATACCTTTATTATCTTCTAGACTTTCGTTTCAGGATTGTATACCTCTTATTGATAATGTTACTAACAAGGTCAAATCTTGGAAGTTTAAATCCCTCACTTATGGTGGTAGGTTACTTCTTATTAAGATTGTTCTTAATGGCATGGTATTTTATTGGCTATCCATCTTTATTCTTCCTAAGAAAGTTATCAAATGCTTGAACTCTATATTTAAAAGGCTTTTGTGGGGTAATGCTGATCTTAAAAACAAAACTAGTATACCTATCAGTtggaaccaaattttttcttcttatgaaTAAAAAGGGAGGTCTAGATGTTAGAGACTTGCAGACTTGCTGCTATCATGAGACATGTTTGGAAGTTAGTCTCTAATAAGAAATCCTTGTGGACTGACTTGGTTCAACTTGATAAAAGATAAATGTTTCTGGACTATGAAGTGTCCTCAAGATGCTTCTTGGAGTTGGAGAAATATTCTTGGTCAAAGGGAGGAGGTTGCTAAATTGTTAAAAACGAATATTGGTAATGGAGTTGCTACTTCTTTTCTCACTGGCAATTGGAAACCTAATGGTAGATTGGTGGACTGGATCTCAGGTGATGTTATTAACAATGTGTTTCTTGATAGAGATCGTAGATCCTATGAATATAGTGAGAATGATGAGTAGAAATTGCCTCATAGTAATGACTTGTTTACAGCTGAAATGGTTAATCAAATTAGAATTGTATGTGTTAATTATGGGGAAGGGGATCAGGTTATTTGGACTCCTAGCTCATCTGGTAAGTTTACTATCGTGGTTCTCGGGACTATCCTGAGTAGAAAGGTCTTATGTGGTTCAAGTTACACATTCCTAAACATTCCTTCATCACTTGGGTAGTTCTTCATCATAGACTTACGGTTAAAGCTACACTTATTCAGTGGGGGTTGAAGGTATCTCTTACTTGTGTCCTTTGTGACCAGAGTATTGAGAAtgaggactttttttttttttttttttgcaacgtcCCTTTTCTTGTCAGATTTGGCAACGTCTTCTTATCAAGCTAGGTTGTGCCACTGGGCTAAGAGCTAACTAGAAGGAGGAGATTAATTGGTGCTTTTGTGGGTAAGTATGTTATTACTTATGTTAGAAACCTCACCTTTAatacatgatttataaagggggataCCAGTTCTACTAAGTGCTGATACCGTTTCATATAGGAGAAAAAGATCCCACCGATCCTGGTCGTTGGATCGATGAAATAGTATCACCACTTAGTAGGACTGGTATCCCCTTTTATAAATCGTGCTTtaataattatgtttatcataTTTGGAGGGAAAGAAATGCCAGAGTATTCAGACAGCAGAACAACTCTACTGACCTGGTAAGTTGGATGATCATTCAAGATGTGAAAGTGAAATTAGCTGCTCAAGATATCAGGTTGATGATAACCCTCAGACAAAATATTTTTTCTGCAATTGGAATGTGCCTTGTCAGTTCTAGCTTAGAGTGGAATTGAGATGTACTTGGTTAAGACCTGGTTTATATACTGTTATGATAAACATAGATGGTTCTTTAGGTGATGTCTTGGGTGGTTTTGGAGCTATAATTAGAGATAACCCTGGCGCTTGTCTGTTTGCTGTTGCAGGGTGTGGTCATGTCATTTCTGTTCTGGGTCATGAGCTGTAAGGTGTTGAAGCATGTATGAAGGCGGCTATTTATATGAGATTTAGAAGAGTTCATTTTGGTATGGATTCCATGACAGCTGTGGTTACTGACCGCGTCCCACCTTCTTCATCTGAGGTGTTAGACTGAACGCAGTTAGGAGATGAGTTTACAGGCATCCTTCATGAGGATAGTAGCCAAAAAAATCTACCATAGGTTGTGATTTGTTTCCTGATTTTGGCTACGTTTctgttttctttgttcttttcttcttctctgctgatcgtgtcaaaaaaaaaaaaaaaaaaaaaggtaaaaattTGACAGTAGAGCTAGAGCTGGCAATTTATAACTCGCAGGCTAACCCTAACTTGTCAGGTAGTTAATTTTATATCAGTTGTCTATATTTAAACCAAGGAAAAGTCGTAATCAGTTCGCATTTCGGTTCCAACAGAAACCAGCAATCACAagagcaaataaaaagataaaccaGATGAGATGAAGGCCATGTTCAAGCAAACAATGCCTTAACAAAAGGCCGTGGTATTGCAAGTCCTTCAATTTTGTCATAATCCATATAAATCAAATTTCTCTATGGAAACATACATATATCCATCAGTTACACAAGTAACATAACTCGCTAGGGTTGTACAGTTACATAACTCACTAGAAAAATTGTACCAAGGCGGCAGCTGCATAGCAACACCTGCATGTGTGGGAAATTTTCATCATGACATCCCTCTATGGATTAATTTCAAGTCTTAATAGACAATAACCCATGCTTCTCACCTAAGAATACAGTCTAATTTAGGTTGAGCAACGCTGAGTGGAGTGGCACCACCATGAAAGATTCAAGAACATAAAACATGGCAATGAAAATCTAACTTTTTCCTCGAAGAGATATTCCTGAGAT is a genomic window of Papaver somniferum cultivar HN1 unplaced genomic scaffold, ASM357369v1 unplaced-scaffold_137, whole genome shotgun sequence containing:
- the LOC113334596 gene encoding uncharacterized protein LOC113334596, whose amino-acid sequence is MEWVSDFPDSKADFFEAGISDHSSIVVSIYEDLHHGLPPFKFFNFMPGEDDFLEQFKSAWSTSVRGNSMFIFVTKVKRVKAVTIHRKNERFTNVFTQVESAMLELRDIQKHIQYHPLYVESSIKEKFVIQQFAKATRYEESIAKQKFRVKWMSLGDSNTHLFNNSLRKQYNRNNILILMFRDNFDDILKDEDRNNLVRHVIRDEIFVSLSSIDSTKSPGPDGFSSWFSKFCWSIVGDDFTAAVQKIFKSDKLLRSKIIYLRIKHVLGILINANQSAFNSGRPIQDNVLLARDILRNYHRPKGASRFSIMINGFLGLSVVLEKGVLYPLTCELKSSSSLHTALMRFNACTGLEDCIPLIDNVTNKVKSWKFKSLTYGGRLLLIKIVLNGMCPQDASWSWRNILGQREEVAKLLKTNIGNGVATSFLTGNWKPNGRLVDWISGDVINNVFLDRDRRSYEYSENDE